The segment GCCGATTTTTTGAAAAACACTGATTTTCGAAAGCGTTTTACTAAGCTTGTTTGGAATGTCTACATCGAGCCTGAAGTCTTTGAATCAAGGTGGAAACTACTTATGAGAAAATTCAAACTACAGGACAAAAGATGGTTCAAAGACATGTACATGGATCGAAAGCTTTGGATTCCAGCCTATTTTAAAGACATGCCACTACACGGTCTGATGAAAACTACTTCAAGGTCTGAAAGCGTCAactcattttttaataaatactCTAACTTTTGTAATTTTTCTATCTATTTCATGATGAACTACGACACTGCAATTGGAAAGCAACGAAATGGTCAATAGAAACTAGAACATGATACAAAAAAATGCAAAGCATTAAATGACGCTTCCAAGTGGATTACTAGAACATGCAGTTGTGGTTTACACTAAAACCGTTTTCTATGAGGTCTAAAAGGAAATATTTAAAGCATCCTGGTACTGTTCTATTGACATTGTTGAAATGATTGATGGGTGGCAAGTTGTTATGATTACACAAACGGATAAGAGCAAACAGTTGAAGATGAAATGCAAGGTTATCTTGATCGTTTAAACGCTATTCATTAGTGATCATACAAGTATATCATATCATTATTTTTAAATTACATATACTTGTTTCAATATTATGCAATTACCACCAACTAATATGTTAATTCAATCAGTTACTAACATACATTATTTTTGTTATACAATGTAGGTTGAACTAAAGTTGCCTGAAAAAGAAGTTAAATGTTCATGCAATCACCTCATACGTACTGGCATTTTGTGTCGTCATATTTTTGCTGTATTGAAAAACAATCATGTTGAAAAGATTCCAGAGCAGCATATTCTCAGAAGATGGAGAAGGGATGCAATTTCCAGCCATTTGCTTGCCATGAAACATGTTGCCATGGAAATAGAAGATGACACCTTTAAACTTCTAACAGAGACATACATCAATATTGAATACTGCTTGTATCATTTCAAAAGAAGCAAGGAGAAATTGTTGGAATTTGTTGAAAAAACACGTTACTTGAAGCAAGCAGCAATGGAGTCTGGCAGTTCAAACCAAACATCATCTGATAATGATGAAGAAGAAATTATTCGGATGCTTGGAATACGCAACATTCCTGATGAAATAAATATGCATCCACCTTCATCTATATGT is part of the Lactuca sativa cultivar Salinas chromosome 7, Lsat_Salinas_v11, whole genome shotgun sequence genome and harbors:
- the LOC111877790 gene encoding uncharacterized protein LOC111877790 encodes the protein MTLPSGLLEHAVVVYTKTVFYEVELKLPEKEVKCSCNHLIRTGILCRHIFAVLKNNHVEKIPEQHILRRWRRDAISSHLLAMKHVAMEIEDDTFKLLTETYINIEYCLYHFKRSKEKLLEFVEKTRYLKQAAMESGSSNQTSSDNDEEEIIRMLGIRNIPDEINMHPPSSICTKGSGTKKRMVSAIEKVVAAVKKKTRICAGCNQYVNHNWRTCKVRLARESIQVHAYFHQDSTLDSNNQSNDQIVHMLEKKLSM